CATGCTCATCTCAGaactgcggtggtggtggtggttgtggtggtagtggtgatggtggtgatggtggttgtggtgtttgttgaggtgaaatgttttttttttctttctttcttatctcgaTAGTTAATTCTAATGTTCTTTGATATACTGTCGTCATGTGTCTTTAGTGgcgttacattttttttcttctctctctctctctctctctctctctctctctctctctctctctctctctctctctctctctctctctctctctctctctctcctttaaatgAATATTCAGcacttaatattattttctggtcTCTTTTTATATGcacttttatttgttaatttatttatttattcattctttatttatagatttattctatatttttctttacttatttatatatttacgtatttacttacctctttgtttgtatttttgtgtgtgtgtgtgtgtgtgtgtgtgtgtgtgtgtgtgtgtgtgtgtgtgtgtgtgtgtgtgtgtgtgctagaagTCTGGCACGGTGCCTAACTTGGAACACATCGAGCATCCGCcccgcacaaaaaaaaaaatatatatttccgCATGACCATCACCGCAACCTGTACCGCAGCCTCTATGCCTCTGTGTTTTGTCTGCCTAcattcgtatttatttattcatatatttttgttctttttttttttttagcataaaTCTTACACTCAATCCGCACTTGCAGACTCTCTTtgcatctttcttcctccgttAACGTTCAGtaaattttctatttatttatttttttgtggcgTTGTAATTTTGTATCAAACAATTGTATAGCAAGATAGCttgtcataaataaataaataaagctgacTAAATACAGAAACCTATTTGCCAGACTCTCACAATTACCTTCCTAGCTTTACGTCTCCGCTGCACAGAGAAAAGAACTTGTGGCCGAGCGATCAGACATCAGACAGGCGTTCTTGCAGTCTGCAGGAAACATTTAAACATTTGAGACATGTATCAGTGGCCAAACAAGTGTGTTATAATCATGTTAGGTGTTGTATTAAGGACAGTCTTTATATAATCAAAAAACTCTGCAGGCAAAAAATATAGTGCAAATTGATAGCTGCGatataaactaaaagaaaaacctAATACAGAATGAAATAAcaatcacacaaattacaaaATACTAGTTACAAAACAGAAgactagttaaaaaaaaaaagtattattaaAAAGAGTAGCATCGCCTTCTTTCGGTAAACTTACACACGAATTCAACAAATGCACTGCTTTGCAGCGCATGATTCTTTTAGTAACCTGATGTAACACCGCCATTTGCCAGCAATAATACAAACTTTTGGCTCTATTCTTTGGGGACTAGCACCTTCACTGGttctttttctgccttttttgtAGCCAGAGCCAGAgacttacataaaaataataataaaaataagagaaagtttATCGATTTCACTTCTATCCGGCGGCGGCTTCATGAACTAGTAGTTAAGGATAATGGATGACGTAGACCGATGTGTAGTGCTTCGACCTCTTACCTCCAGCCACCTTTCAGCTCCTCCCTCGCAGTCTCATGAACGTTGAGCAGCACCCGCCAGCACCCACTACAAGCTTGCGTTCTGCCACTCACCACACAAatcactttcattattattttttttttctccatcttcaaGAGTACATTCTTctatggtgtgtgtatgtggctgCATTTGTCTGTAGGATCTTTCATGCGTGTTCCTATTATGTTTCAAGcatcgttttgttttgtttttctaaaaTCAAAGGACATTAATCACACCTGACAGTTAAACAAAGTATGCCTTTTTTGGGAGCTCTTTTATATCAttatccacatttttttttttttttacagctgtgagtcatatatatatatatatatatatatatatatatatatatatatatatatatatatatatatatatatatatatatatatatatatatatatatatatatatatatatatatatatatatatatatatatatatatatttagactCAGCGTCCAATCCAATCCCTCCAACATCTCACACACAATTAAGACTCGTGCAATAATTTTCATCTTAGGTTATTCTTAAAGCCTGAATCATTACGCAAGCATGAATCTAGTATATCTGGTTTATTTGAAGTCatgaaaataagattttttcgtttctttacgTTTGAACTAAATTTCAAGattgtttccttttgtgtttaattgtatttttttccattctttcttttttttttcttttcgttcataAAATGAGAGTGTCAAAggcagacaagagagagaaacaagagaaaaaaatgggaaggaggaaatgcattATAGAAAAGGGTAACTTTCTCCTAACGCTACATGTATTTCCTTAATATGCTTACTTAAATGCCATCATCTAAAATAGCTTCAtagttcatttttctttttttaatcagtaataatacagtagtagtagtagttatataaATGGAAATCAAAAACATCCATTACAGGTCAGACACGAGTCACTTCCTCGTTGTTTTCACCCTCCTGCCGCTCGTCCTCCTCGTACATGAGAGTGTGCATCACTTGCCTCACCCCTTCAGCCAGGCGGCCGCGTTATTCTCCGTGATGAGTTTGTTTTGTAAAGCTTTGTACACGAAGTCCTTGATGGCGTCCCTGGCTGACCCCGACCTGCTCTTGGTCCTCGCTGCAAAACAAACGTAAGTTATATAACGCTGATATTGAAGGGCGCGGAAAGACACTTCTTCGGAACTGAATttaaaaattagagaaaattaCTATGAATTGATGCAGGTCATTTAAAGATTAATTTAAGATGGgaaattatttttatcttacatTTAAGTGAGGTTGTAAGCACTTGATATTATTATCTTTGGaaattactttgtgtgtgtgtgtgtgtgtgtgtgtgtgtgtgtgtgtgtgtgtttatgtaatgAGAAATGGACGCCCTTTCATTGAGCCCCCATACCAATACTTACAATTGCCCTCGAGATGTGTCCAGCCAGGACACCAAAACTTGCCCTCGTGGTACAGCTTAAATTTCCTGAACTTCGGCCTGCGGCGGATGTGGCAGGTGTGTCCCATGAAGTCCACTGTGTCGCTGTGCCACAGTCTGAAGTATGTAGTGTATGAATCAGCCAAATCAGAATTGTATAGATCAGTACACACCAACTGCAGAGCCGAGGGCCACGAGTGTATATTGGTTAATTCTATAATGTGAAGAAGTACCTGTGACTCTAGAGTTATGTATGCGTAATAATAGCAGTGAAAAGTTAGAAAAAGGTGAAAGGTAACTTACCCAGACAGCTTTCCAAGAATGGAAGCTACCAGAGCTTCATACTGAGCCTCGCACGGCTGGGGCATGTACAGGCAcatcaccaccagcgccacGCACAGGCCGGCCATCACCTTGGTCCGCATCTTGAGGGAAGCTTGGTTGCGTCGTCCTCAATGTTTCTTCTGTCcctgaaatgaaagaaagaaaagggatttCAAATGTTACAAGCGAGGaagaagatttatttatttattttatttttttttattttttttttttttttcaattagtggttcaattttttttttttttttttttttttttttttttgctacgtGGAAGGAGGAGTTAGAAGTGAAATATAAATGCCActgaaatgtttttatttccctttgcataatatttttttttttataagcacAATATTTTtgttcctacatttttttttattattattttagattGTATATCTTACACGTAAAGACTAAGCTTTGAGAAAAAACTATCTttcgaaaaataaggataaaaactaGATAGGGAAATAAGCAGCACGCCAGAGAAAATTATGAGATTGATGACAGtacctgaaaagaaaaattgaagcgAAGGACTCTTTACTCCTTGGTTATAAAGGAATTATGGTGAGAAAAAgagccacgcacacacacacacacacacacacacacacacacacacacacacacacacacacacgaccaatACGGTATAGACATTTGGAAAATCTAACATAGTGGAGGAGTAAAGGATGGATTCCTAAAATTAATATAGAGATGAAAACTCTTATTGAAAACCAGGTATCTTCCTCATCCAGATTATTTTAGTCTTTTGTGCCTCTCTGGAAAAAGTTGTGTTTCTTAATGTCTCTCGTACTAGTGGTCCTCTTAAGATTTCTTCCGCGTCCCCtcgtgttctttttcttccagacAAACGTCTTCTCTACTTATCTAGTTGGTccactcccttcatctctcttcatctttcttttagaAGGGCGGCCCATGCAAGGAACATTTACGCCCTACAGCAAAAGCTAAGTACTGGTAGACATGAAGGGATACAAGACAGTACGAACAGAGCTcatttcctacacacacacacacacacacacacacacacacacacacacacacacacacacacacacacgtccaaaCCTCTTTGTGGTGCCTTGGATAGTGACTCCCCACCGACAGAACCCagtatctatatatatatatatatatatatatatagagagagagagagagagagagagagagagagagagagagagagagagagagagagattcagtgtCATACAGTTGCGCAACTACGAGTAATGTCACCAGGATTCCCTGATGGTGTGTGATTTAGCCCAGGGAAGGCAGGCCATTACCAGGGAAGGCAGAGCCAATGTGTACGCTTCGTCGGATTAGAAATACGAAAAACGGCCAAGGAAGAAAACTTAGGAAAAGAACGGAAGATCGCATtcaagaaggataagaaagtaGTACAGAATTTTGTGcaaaagataaaagggaaatgCAGCgaggaagaaatcaagaaaatgcaagaaataGAAATCATAATAGCTTCAGTGATGAAAGGCACTATTAAGGAGAGAGAACCATTGTAGATAAAAAgacattaatgaataaatacaattAAAGGTAAAAGAACATCATATAATACACGCGACAGCTTAGTGTTTCAGGAGGTATATTCGTACAGAATGCTATCTCTAGGATTTTTCGTTCAGCCAGTTTGACACAACCGGCGATAATACTAAGAAAATAGTGCGGGACTCTCGGAAATGTTGGTAGGCCTGCTAATCTAGTCCCACATGGTGCGTCAAACAGTTTATGTAAtgactgcattttttttcatacaagtGTAGCATTTAATTCATAGCAGTGGATGACCACCAAAAAGCAATAAAGGAAAGCTACCTTCTTTATTAACAGATACACCTCCACGTACGAGTACCAACCCTTCCAAGATATCCTGTATCGTTACATTTCGCATCCATCGGTCATCAAAATAAAGATAGTTTTCTGAACGAGTGTACACACTAGTGCCCGGTGTGAGAGggtaaaagatggaaagagagatcattgaagaaaagattggcataattaaataacaaaaaaagaaactaaaagcaGGAATAACATAAAGtgagaagaataatgatgaagcctccttgatgaaaaaaagaaagattactgAAAATGAGATTGGCATAAGTAAAGAGCAAGCTAAAAAAGGAGAATAGCTTAAATACTCGTAGTGAGAAGAATCACAGTGAACGCACTTGATCTAAAGCAACAAATTAAATAGAAATTAATGCAAGAGCTATTGGGAATATATGGGAGAAaagttggaaaagaaaacttaaaCATAAGATATGAAATGAGATGAGATAAGGAAAATGTtaaagttaaggaaaaatacaaaatcggAATAGAAAATCGGAAAAAGAATAAACTTCTCGTATGACGATATATCATTACCAGTAATGATATTCCAAGCATGAGCAAACGACCTAACATTACGGtacgaaaatataaataaacaggaagacAACAAATGCCCAGTGTGTCAAGCAGAAGAGGAGATCACAGTATATGCTACTTAGTACAGcgtatgaggaagaaaaggaaaaaaacatgaaattgtaTCACCCATGCAAAAAAGATACAGACCAGATGATAGAAAGCGTGTTAATGAGTTTGGAGGTCAAGAAGAAGCAGaatatatgaaggaaaggatataaaaatgttgaaatatacgagaagagaaaacagcagCTAGATGCTAAAACTATTATTTGCTCAGTTGAACAGCatatgaggaggagagggaagagattaTGAAATTGCATCAACCgtacaaaacaagaaagaggtTCAGTCCTGGAAGCGTGTTGCTGAATTTGAAAGCCAAGAGGAAGCAgaatatgtgaaagaaaaataatgaagtgtaGAAAATaccgaaagagaaaaaaacaactaaatatTAAGCACAAAATGAACTAAGGAACAGCAAACAGAAGCGACGTTGTAAAGGCAacacccttctttttctttacctcatACTGTCAGAAGGAAACTAAAGGGAGCCATACGTGAAAAATATCCTGGTGATATTTGTATTTGATATAAGAGAGGGTAGCCCTGTATAagtatatgaatgtgtgtgtctCAGTGCTTAGTGCATGTGTGGGATTGTGGGTGATGTGTTAGTTGACGGAtcatatgatttttttatttttctaacatTCCAAACATCCAGGACAGTGTGGCAAATGGAGATTGGCGGTGAGAAGAACGTGCTGAGGAAGAAATATTTCTGAGGAAACTCTGCAAAACAAGTCAGGAATAAAGTGTTCCATCCTCAGCCCGCGTCCCTCTCCACCATTCCATTCCacacattgttatttttttcagtaaggAATATCAATCACACAGCAAcggtatatatacatatatttatatatatatatttttttttttactaacagTTTTAAATATTTAACAGATACAATGAATAACTGAGTGTCATTTTTTTAAGTCATGGCTGTTACGATCCAACAGCTCACGTATAATTAAGACTTACTTCACAACTTTTTCTTACCTTGTCCATACAAAAATGTATTTACTACAGTTATTACAGCCAAAACATGggtgatttttcttcttccttttatcttacgtagtttattttattttttattttttttatctaattgtAATATCCACTCTCATGTAGTTCCACTTTTGTGTTTAACGTGTCAAAGGCAGTGACGGTGGAGactgagggaaaaaggaaaagaaaaataaagacgagaaTGCATTGAGAAATCTCGCAACAGTATTTGGTACTTTCTTCACATATTTGCTTTTCCATTGCCTTCACTAGCTCCTTAATTTTACTGACTTTGTAATTAGCAGTAACTTTCcttagaaaaataattataaaccAGACAGTcacttccttgttctcttcgcTCTCCTCCTCGCACACTACAGTTCATTCCCTCTGCCTTAATTATTCACCCACACCGTAGCGTCCTGCTGTGTGATGAGTCCGTTCTGTAAAGCTTTGCGCACGAAGTCCTTGATGGCTTCCCTGGATGACCCCGACCTGCTCTTTGTCCTCGCTGCGAAACCAAAcggagattagagagagaggtggcaagcgaggatattttttttttttttttggctgacAAATCTAAAGGcctcatggtgtgtgtgtgtgtgtgtgtgtgagtgtgagtgtgagagagagagagagagagagagagagagagagagagagagagagagagagagagagagagagagagagagagagactagaaaattatatcattattttcatataaGAAAACCAAATTGACGAGACGCCGTTCTTTGAGTCCCCCCCACCAATACTTACACCTGCCCTCAAAAGGCGCCCAGCCAGGACACCAAAACTTGCCCTCGTGGTACAGCTTGAATTTCCTGACCTTAGGACGGCGGCGGAAGTGACAGGTGTGGCCCATGAAGTCCACTGAGTTGTTGTGCCACAGTCTGtcacagagggagaggaggagataagacaCGAAATTTAATGGTAAAGCAGCACTTCGATGACAGGTTTACGAAGCCCAAGCAGCTCTGTAGCTCATCGTAGTGGTAGATGGTGGAAAGTGACTTACCCAGTGAGTTTTCCAAGAACGGAAGCTATCAGAGTTTCATACTGAGCCTCGCACGGCTGGGGCAGGTACAGGCAcatcaccaccagcgccacGCACAGGCCGGCCACCACCCCGGTCCGCATCTTGAGAGGAGCTCGTGGAGGGGAAGTAAAGGCTGCACTCGTTGATGAGAACCCGTTGGTGTTGCTTTTGATGATGTCGTTATTCCTGGATGAACAAAAGCGCTTCTCAATTTCACGCGTCAAGAGGAAGATATTGAAGGAGAAGCTATGGTAAGCAGAGCTGTTACTTGCTGATCACATTTTTCTTGTGTaagaatacatgaaaagaacagacACCAAGAGCCTTGTTAGTTTGTAACGAGACTATAGGTTAATCTATCTGCTAGTAGTAACCTAcgtgtggaaaaacagaacataaaAAGAACAAAGTTTTCTCACTTCCCCGACAACTGCCAACAGGAGAACAATTTGAGAAGAACCTGGCGTATCTTGTAGGAAGTGTTTGCTTGGAAAGAGTTGAAGAAAGGGACACGAAAAATGTGGAAAGATGATCAAAGATAAAGAGTGAGTTTCAGTAAATGTCCCATTTCTCTAAATGTAACTTCAGTATTATGATAATTCTAACATTTTTGTCCTCTTgtgttttttattactattattacataaATTGCCTTTCTTAGACAAAAAGAAGACTAGACACTGAAATAAAACTTTGGAAAATAGTGATGTAAATTAAGTAGAAGGATATTGCAGGACGGCAGCGAAATGTTACGGACTGAAGACACAAACTTGATAAGAAGTGAAGATTAAGACGAGTATTTTTTAAGACCATGGTGATAAAGGACAGTgatgagaaaaaaggaacacacacacacacacacacacacacacacacacacacacacacacacacacacacacacacacacacacacacatccatactAACCTTCTCGTGGTTCCTCAGCAACTGAATACCTACCAGCGGACTCACACGTCTATATACTCGCTCCTTCCCGCTATTCACGCAACTATATGCCAGAGGAATTCCCTGGTGGTGTTATGTGGTTCGGGAAGGGCTCTGAGTGCGCGACGCGTCAGCCGAGGGGAATGTGTGGAGATTCCCAGTAATGTTTATCACTGAACGAAAAGAGGGAAGTCCTGAGGCGTGTTTATCATTGTGCTTGTGTAACTGCTTCACGGTCTTGATCACGGAAATATAATACCGTCTATCTGTGAATAAGCTATTGAtcgttcttacacacacacacacacacacacacacacacacacacacacacacacacacacacacacacacacacacgcacatacacactcacGCTTCATCCTCTCACTCAAGGAGAGCAGTTGGCTACTCGGCTATTTGTAGCAACTTCAGTAACCAGAGCGCGGCGCGGTTCTCATCCTGCTTAGTGACAGTCGAGGAAGTTACCACCGAGCTATTTagagccatattctgaaacacttctgtgcagcacctcgactacttttaagaggctttagttgaagtgacactgtttttatga
This window of the Scylla paramamosain isolate STU-SP2022 chromosome 1, ASM3559412v1, whole genome shotgun sequence genome carries:
- the LOC135099862 gene encoding anti-lipopolysaccharide factor translates to MRTKVMAGLCVALVVMCLYMPQPCEAQYEALVASILGKLSGLWHSDTVDFMGHTCHIRRRPKFRKFKLYHEGKFWCPGWTHLEGNSRTKSRSGSARDAIKDFVYKALQNKLITENNAAAWLKG
- the LOC135099853 gene encoding anti-lipopolysaccharide factor is translated as MRTGVVAGLCVALVVMCLYLPQPCEAQYETLIASVLGKLTGLWHNNSVDFMGHTCHFRRRPKVRKFKLYHEGKFWCPGWAPFEGRSRTKSRSGSSREAIKDFVRKALQNGLITQQDATVWVNN